From Acidihalobacter aeolianus, a single genomic window includes:
- a CDS encoding LysR family transcriptional regulator, producing MADRRLQVFYTVAKLLSFTKAADTLHMTQPAVTFQIRQLEDHFNTRLFDRTHNRVSLTEAGQIAYQFSERIFELYTELDNAIKELTGDISGALTVGASTTIAEYMLPALLGTFKAEHPDVNLRLRVSNTEGIVSMVENNIIDLGVVEAPVANKNLVVEICREDELVAVVQPGHPLADQSSVAAKTFFSYPFICREEGSGTREVIMEYLDEQGLDRNSLNECLELGRSESIKGAVEAGMGVSILSRTSLAKEIELGRLKAVPLDPPLCRPFSFVRQRQKFRLRAMEELLNFARHYCEEHAEDGQPKN from the coding sequence GTGGCTGATCGCAGACTTCAGGTTTTCTATACCGTCGCCAAGCTGCTGAGCTTTACCAAGGCGGCTGACACCCTACACATGACACAACCAGCGGTGACGTTTCAGATCCGCCAGTTGGAAGATCACTTCAATACACGGCTCTTCGACCGCACGCACAATCGGGTCAGTCTGACCGAAGCGGGACAGATAGCCTACCAGTTCAGCGAGCGGATCTTCGAGCTTTACACCGAACTGGATAATGCCATCAAGGAGTTGACCGGTGATATCAGCGGCGCGCTGACCGTGGGTGCGTCGACCACGATCGCCGAGTACATGCTGCCAGCTCTGCTGGGCACCTTCAAGGCAGAGCATCCCGATGTAAACCTGCGCCTGCGTGTTTCCAACACAGAAGGAATCGTGTCCATGGTCGAAAATAACATCATCGATCTAGGCGTGGTCGAAGCGCCGGTGGCCAACAAGAATCTGGTTGTGGAAATCTGTCGTGAAGACGAACTGGTGGCTGTCGTGCAGCCGGGTCACCCCCTGGCCGACCAGTCGTCGGTTGCGGCCAAGACGTTTTTCAGCTATCCCTTCATCTGCCGTGAGGAGGGATCCGGCACGCGCGAGGTCATCATGGAGTACCTCGACGAGCAGGGTCTGGATCGCAACAGCCTGAATGAGTGCCTGGAACTGGGCAGATCGGAATCCATCAAGGGGGCGGTGGAAGCGGGCATGGGTGTGAGCATCCTGTCGCGCACCAGCCTGGCCAAGGAAATCGAACTCGGCCGCCTGAAGGCGGTACCGCTCGATCCCCCGCTGTGCAGACCGTTCTCCTTCGTGCGGCAGCGGCAGAAATTCCGCTTGCGTGCCATGGAAGAGCTGCTCAACTTCGCGCGCCATTACTGCGAGGAGCATGCCGAGGACGGTCAACCCAAGAACTGA
- a CDS encoding Crp/Fnr family transcriptional regulator yields the protein MPALPMNKKAAAGKRLLAFFEALPEAERKTLLEFAEFLAAKAPKQPEPEQDPVPHTRPEKESVVKAVRRLSATYPMLDKAKMLNQTSSLMAQHVMQGRAAVEVIDELEVLFETHYREYVEARREDASE from the coding sequence GTGCCGGCTCTGCCGATGAACAAGAAGGCAGCGGCGGGCAAGCGCCTGCTCGCCTTTTTCGAGGCGCTTCCCGAGGCGGAACGGAAAACGCTGCTCGAATTCGCCGAGTTTCTCGCCGCCAAAGCGCCTAAGCAACCCGAGCCGGAACAGGATCCCGTGCCGCATACACGCCCAGAAAAGGAGTCGGTGGTCAAGGCGGTGCGTCGCCTGTCGGCAACCTATCCGATGCTCGACAAGGCGAAAATGCTTAATCAGACGTCTTCCCTGATGGCCCAGCATGTCATGCAGGGGCGGGCGGCGGTCGAGGTGATTGACGAGCTGGAAGTGCTCTTCGAAACGCACTATCGCGAATATGTGGAGGCCCGGCGCGAAGACGCCTCTGAATGA
- a CDS encoding type 1 glutamine amidotransferase, with product MQNYAVVQNTYSEFLGLIEKQLEKRDIGFDYYRPFLGQGLPPSVGQFDGLFVLGGASSTLDEEALPYRNEVLNLIHLFQKVGRPVVGFGLGGLLVAEAAGGIGRADPAYTATFVTARKTAAGEGDELAEAMDGRRVLALYHGSVDLPDGIEPVLVGDDGRWLAIRPDRLTYGMLFRPEVKPGMIEDILMEEGHDPAPNLPDLLGEARMEWGQMQETTDAVVVALVKALGLMRARHKAPVFTLKVE from the coding sequence ATGCAGAACTACGCGGTCGTCCAGAACACCTACTCTGAATTTCTCGGACTGATCGAAAAGCAACTCGAGAAGCGCGATATCGGCTTCGACTATTACCGCCCGTTCCTCGGGCAGGGACTGCCGCCCAGCGTGGGTCAGTTCGACGGTCTGTTTGTGCTCGGTGGCGCCTCGTCCACCCTGGACGAGGAGGCGCTGCCCTATCGCAACGAGGTGCTCAATCTGATCCACCTGTTCCAGAAGGTTGGCCGCCCGGTGGTGGGCTTCGGCCTCGGCGGTCTGCTGGTGGCCGAGGCGGCGGGTGGTATCGGGCGCGCCGATCCTGCGTATACGGCCACGTTCGTGACTGCGCGCAAGACGGCCGCGGGCGAAGGCGACGAACTGGCCGAGGCGATGGACGGGCGTCGGGTGCTGGCGCTCTACCATGGCAGCGTCGATTTGCCCGACGGGATCGAGCCCGTGTTGGTCGGTGATGATGGCCGCTGGCTGGCAATCCGCCCCGACCGGTTGACCTACGGCATGTTGTTCCGCCCCGAGGTGAAGCCGGGCATGATCGAGGACATTCTCATGGAGGAGGGGCACGATCCCGCGCCGAATCTTCCGGACCTGCTGGGTGAGGCGCGCATGGAATGGGGGCAGATGCAGGAAACGACCGATGCGGTGGTGGTTGCGCTGGTCAAGGCTCTGGGGTTGATGCGAGCGCGTCACAAGGCTCCCGTATTCACCCTGAAGGTGGAGTGA
- a CDS encoding AI-2E family transporter, with product MIALLRAWFTRYFSDPQIVSLILLIVAGAAVVLLIGHLLAPLIAALVIAFVLEGVVLRLVRLGLPRSPAVWIVFLAFMTVVALMLVGIAPLLSRQVTEFLRELPHMIAQGQEALQMLPQRYPHFVTDAQIKTMMGELQHALGGVGQHVLSLSLASVLGLITLSIYLVLVPLLVFFMLKDKALLLNWARGLLPQQQALATEVWREVNLKIVGYVRGKLVEIVVVWLATYVAFALLGMHYALLLAVLVGLSVIIPYVGAAVVTLPVIFVAYVQWGLGSEFVYAVGAYAVIQFIDGNLLVPLLFSEMVNLHPVAIIAAVLLFGGLWGVWGVFFAIPLATLVQAVLHAWVGAVRRADAAAPPP from the coding sequence ATGATCGCCCTGCTGCGCGCCTGGTTCACACGCTACTTCTCCGATCCACAGATCGTTAGCCTGATCCTGCTGATCGTCGCCGGTGCGGCGGTCGTGTTGCTGATCGGGCACCTGCTGGCCCCTCTGATCGCCGCTCTGGTGATCGCCTTCGTGCTCGAAGGCGTGGTGCTGCGTCTCGTTCGTCTGGGGCTGCCGAGGTCCCCCGCCGTCTGGATCGTGTTCCTGGCGTTCATGACCGTGGTCGCGCTGATGCTGGTGGGTATCGCACCGCTGTTGTCGCGCCAGGTGACGGAGTTTCTGCGCGAACTCCCGCACATGATCGCGCAGGGCCAGGAAGCGCTGCAGATGCTGCCCCAGCGTTACCCGCATTTCGTCACCGACGCCCAGATCAAGACTATGATGGGCGAACTGCAACATGCCCTGGGCGGTGTGGGGCAGCACGTGCTGAGCCTTTCCCTGGCTTCCGTGCTGGGGCTCATCACCCTGAGCATCTACCTCGTGCTGGTGCCACTCCTGGTATTTTTCATGCTCAAGGACAAGGCTTTGCTGCTCAACTGGGCGCGCGGGCTGCTGCCACAGCAGCAGGCGCTCGCCACCGAGGTCTGGCGTGAGGTCAATCTGAAGATCGTGGGCTATGTGCGCGGCAAGCTGGTCGAGATCGTCGTGGTGTGGCTTGCCACATATGTCGCCTTCGCGCTGCTGGGCATGCACTATGCGCTGCTGCTGGCGGTGTTGGTGGGGCTGTCGGTGATCATCCCCTACGTGGGAGCGGCGGTGGTCACCCTGCCGGTCATCTTCGTGGCCTATGTGCAGTGGGGGCTGGGCAGCGAATTTGTCTACGCGGTGGGCGCCTACGCCGTGATCCAGTTCATCGACGGCAATTTGCTGGTGCCCCTGCTGTTTTCGGAGATGGTCAATCTGCATCCGGTCGCGATCATCGCGGCGGTATTGCTGTTCGGCGGGCTGTGGGGCGTCTGGGGTGTGTTTTTTGCCATTCCGCTGGCGACCCTGGTGCAAGCCGTGCTGCATGCCTGGGTCGGGGCGGTGCGGCGGGCCGATGCGGCCGCACCGCCGCCCTGA